A single window of Oncorhynchus clarkii lewisi isolate Uvic-CL-2024 unplaced genomic scaffold, UVic_Ocla_1.0 unplaced_contig_3095_pilon_pilon, whole genome shotgun sequence DNA harbors:
- the LOC139398485 gene encoding small conductance calcium-activated potassium channel protein 3-like produces MEPPPSLSLTLLGGSEDEDPRFPLPLSGISHSSMTGNYPGSNHSNHRGGSSLDRLNGSPTTPNMPKASLPKLPLSSVGGQPLPPLPNALHPTSTPLSSCLGSQHSLSGDNSPVYNALFYSSHSPSMERERDRDRERDRDRERGCKHRQASPLVHRRDSNPFTEIAMSSCKYTGGVMKPLSRLSASRRNLIESDSGSDTKEGGAAPVTGTTAIGGRDRDREAPPTSSSLPSSNQPTQNPPEIVISSKEDSPYARGYDITDSSSNQMSIYHQNHALVGSRGGLSSAGGTGGGVGGSSQGGVGGVGAAGPRGSCSKASSSKRKNQNIGYKLGHRRALFEKRKRLSDYALIFGMFGIVVMVIETELSWGVYNKSSMYSLALKCLISLSTVILLGLIIAYHAREVQ; encoded by the coding sequence ATGgagccccctccctctctgagctTGACTCTCCTGGGAGGCAGTGAGGACGAGGACCCGCGGTTCCCCCTCCCTCTGAGTGGAATCTCCCACTCCTCCATGACCGGCAACTACCCGGGATCAAACCACTCCAACCACAGGGGGGGATCCAGTCTGGACCGGCTGAATGGGTCCCCCACTACACCTAACATGCCCAAGGCCTCCCTCCCCAAACTGCCTCTGTCCTCAGTGGGGGGTCAacccctgccccccctccccaATGCCCTTCACCCCACCAGCACCCCTCTGTCCTCGTGCCTGGGTTCCCAGCACAGCCTGAGTGGAGACAACTCCCCAGTCTACAACGCCCTCTTTTACTCCTCACACTCCCCttccatggagagagagagggacagggatagagagagggacagggatagagagaggggatgtaAGCACCGCCAGGCCAGCCCGCTGGTCCATCGGAGAGACAGCAACCCGTTCACAGAGATCGCCATGAGCTCCTGTAAATACACAGGCGGCGTGATGAAACCTCTCAGTCGCCTCAGCGCCTCCAGACGCAACCTCATCGAATCAGACAGCGGCAGCGACACCAAAGAGGGCGGGGCAGCACCTGTTACCGGCACAACTGCCATTGGAGGGCGGGACCGGGACAGAGAGGCTCCACCCACTTCCTCATCCTTGCCATCCTCCAATCAACCAACCCAGAATCCTCCAGAGATAGTGATCTCATCAAAAGAGGACTCGCCGTACGCGAGAGGTTATGATATCACCGACTCATCCTCCAATCAGATGTCAATATACCATCAGAACCACGCCTTGGTGGGGAGTAGGGGAGGTTTAAGCAGTGCAGGGGGAAcaggggggggggtaggggggaGCAGTCAGGGAGGTGTAGGAGGTGTTGGGGCTGCAGGGCCGAGGGGGAGCTGCTCCAAGGCTTCTAGTTCTAAACGTAAGAACCAGAACATTGGTTATAAACTGGGCCACCGGAGGGCGCTGTTCGAAAAGAGGAAGAGGCTGAGCGACTACGCACTCATCTTTGGAATGTTTGGCATCGTCGTCATGGTGATCGAGACAGAGCTGTCCTGGGGCGTTTACAACAAG